A genomic window from Flintibacter sp. KGMB00164 includes:
- a CDS encoding amidohydrolase family protein, with amino-acid sequence MKKIDTIVVAPHFYTMEGEGVGYRSAAAMAVDGGKILEVGDQAKILAEYTAEETITLDHHMVLPGFVDGHMHTACNIMRGLAQDTNNWMMFGLQPFANVVNEEEQDAGSRVAILEAIRAGTTTLGDYESKMENVCAFIDKVGARGNIAQMIRAAKHRVYQPGELYEFDDAQGEESLNRNIELYDKWNNQAGGRIKILFGPQGADFVSPDMLLRIQKAVKERGTKIHMHVQQGDRETYQIVQRYGKRPTAFLDDLGYLDSSLIAVHLTDCNDEEAALIAKRGASMIVNPGSIGIIDGIVCPSVAFQEAGGVVALGSDQAPGNNCHNIINEMKNVCLFNKIKYQNPEVMPAWRALRMATIEGAQAVGLGDKVGSLEPGKQADFIAIDLNCPSMQPVYTYPMRNMIPNLVYSARGPEVALAAVDGKVIMRDGKFTNVELEDYLAEIPQYPDAIGQRAAEEFFAINGTNARFMKKDKL; translated from the coding sequence ATGAAAAAGATTGATACCATTGTGGTTGCCCCCCATTTCTATACCATGGAAGGGGAGGGCGTAGGTTACCGGAGTGCCGCTGCTATGGCGGTGGATGGTGGAAAAATCTTGGAGGTGGGTGACCAGGCCAAGATTTTGGCGGAATATACCGCGGAGGAAACCATTACTCTGGATCACCACATGGTTCTGCCCGGCTTTGTTGACGGACATATGCACACAGCCTGTAATATCATGCGCGGCCTGGCACAGGATACCAACAACTGGATGATGTTTGGACTCCAGCCCTTTGCTAATGTAGTAAATGAGGAAGAGCAGGATGCAGGCAGCCGGGTGGCTATTCTGGAGGCCATCCGGGCGGGCACCACCACGTTGGGCGACTATGAGTCCAAGATGGAAAATGTCTGCGCGTTCATTGACAAAGTTGGTGCGCGAGGCAACATTGCCCAGATGATACGTGCCGCCAAGCACCGTGTCTATCAGCCTGGTGAGCTGTATGAGTTTGATGACGCGCAAGGCGAGGAAAGCCTGAACCGCAACATTGAGCTGTATGACAAGTGGAACAATCAGGCGGGTGGACGCATCAAGATCCTCTTTGGCCCTCAGGGCGCCGACTTTGTCAGTCCGGATATGCTCCTGCGCATTCAAAAGGCGGTCAAGGAGCGGGGCACCAAGATCCACATGCATGTGCAGCAGGGCGACCGGGAGACCTATCAGATCGTGCAGCGCTACGGCAAGCGCCCCACCGCCTTCCTGGATGACCTGGGATATCTGGACAGCTCTCTCATTGCGGTCCATCTCACCGACTGTAACGACGAAGAGGCCGCACTCATTGCCAAGCGCGGCGCCTCTATGATCGTCAACCCCGGCTCCATCGGCATCATTGATGGCATTGTTTGCCCCAGCGTGGCCTTCCAGGAGGCGGGCGGTGTGGTGGCTCTGGGCTCAGACCAGGCGCCGGGCAACAACTGCCATAACATTATCAATGAGATGAAAAACGTGTGCCTGTTCAACAAGATCAAGTATCAGAATCCCGAGGTCATGCCCGCCTGGCGTGCCCTGCGTATGGCGACCATTGAAGGTGCTCAGGCGGTGGGCCTGGGCGACAAGGTGGGCTCTCTGGAGCCGGGCAAGCAGGCCGACTTTATTGCCATTGACCTCAACTGCCCCTCCATGCAGCCGGTGTATACCTACCCCATGCGCAATATGATCCCCAATCTGGTCTACAGTGCCCGGGGTCCTGAGGTGGCCTTGGCGGCGGTGGATGGCAAGGTCATTATGCGGGACGGCAAATTCACCAACGTGGAGCTGGAAGACTACCTGGCGGAGATCCCCCAGTATCCCGATGCCATTGGCCAGCGGGCCGCCGAGGAGTTTTTTGCCATCAACGGCACCAACGCCCGCTTTATGAAGAAAGACAAACTATAA